From the genome of Yersinia enterocolitica, one region includes:
- a CDS encoding methylmalonyl-CoA decarboxylase — MSYQYVKVLIANRVGIIEFNHTRKLNALSKVFIDDLMQALHDLNHTDIRCIILRAPEGSKVFSAGHDIHELPTGRRDPLSYDDPLRQITRTIQKYPKPIISMVEGSVWGGAFEMIMSSDIIVACNTSTFSMTPVNLGVPYNLVGIHNLIRDAGFHIVKELIFTAAPITAQRALSVGILNHVVDPAELEDFTLKLAHVISEKAPLAIAVIKEELRVLGEAHTMNSDEFERIQGLRRAVYDSEDYLEGMSAFMEKRKPTFLGH, encoded by the coding sequence ATGTCTTATCAGTATGTCAAAGTGTTGATTGCCAATCGGGTGGGTATTATTGAGTTCAACCACACACGCAAACTCAATGCCTTAAGTAAGGTGTTTATTGATGATTTGATGCAAGCGCTGCATGACCTCAATCATACCGATATCCGCTGCATTATTCTCCGCGCGCCCGAAGGTTCAAAAGTGTTCTCCGCCGGCCATGATATTCACGAATTACCCACTGGCCGACGGGACCCACTGTCATATGATGACCCACTGCGCCAAATCACCCGAACTATCCAAAAATATCCTAAACCGATCATTTCGATGGTCGAAGGTAGCGTTTGGGGTGGTGCATTCGAGATGATCATGAGCTCAGATATTATTGTGGCTTGTAACACCTCAACCTTTTCGATGACACCGGTGAATCTGGGCGTTCCCTACAATTTGGTGGGTATCCACAACCTTATTCGCGATGCTGGCTTCCATATCGTGAAAGAGTTGATTTTCACTGCCGCGCCAATAACCGCGCAGCGTGCACTTTCGGTTGGTATTCTCAATCATGTGGTTGACCCCGCTGAACTGGAGGATTTCACACTGAAATTAGCCCACGTCATTTCTGAAAAAGCACCACTGGCGATAGCCGTTATTAAAGAAGAACTACGGGTTTTAGGCGAAGCCCACACCATGAATTCAGATGAGTTTGAGCGCATTCAAGGTTTGCGGCGTGCCGTCTACGATAGTGAGGATTATCTCGAGGGTATGAGTGCATTTATGGAGAAGCGTAAGCCTACCTTTTTGGGGCATTAA